A window of Cohnella herbarum contains these coding sequences:
- a CDS encoding phosphatidylinositol-specific phospholipase C/glycerophosphodiester phosphodiesterase family protein has product MKIASRICIGVLLVLVAIGFGGRAVAVGTADGWQANRFIAHAMGGIDGVKYTNSYEAFQANYDRGYRLFEVDLILTKDGKLAARHDWTDDYQPGLPDRNGGASTLAEFKGTLIYGQYEPLSVRDIVRLMRENPDFYLITDTKETKVEKVRRQFEYLVNEVQSVDTSLLRRIIPEIYSPEMYDAVMKIYPFPNKIYSTYQSSQSADAIVEFVKNKGFSAVAMPVSRVLLDPFLVFRLHKIGLKSYVHSLNNSAFMMLLNRSVGVYGFYTDLETGPKQLSSEMDSLNEPFEHHLWICIFLIGLGKIKSGVKKDKATKIVRWKNNAET; this is encoded by the coding sequence ATGAAAATAGCGAGTCGGATATGTATAGGCGTATTATTAGTTTTGGTGGCCATCGGTTTCGGGGGACGGGCAGTTGCCGTCGGCACAGCGGATGGCTGGCAAGCCAACCGCTTCATTGCCCATGCGATGGGAGGCATTGACGGCGTAAAATACACGAACTCTTACGAGGCATTCCAAGCCAATTACGATAGAGGATACCGATTGTTCGAGGTCGATCTCATTCTGACGAAAGACGGGAAGTTGGCCGCGCGGCACGATTGGACGGACGATTATCAACCCGGTTTGCCAGATCGAAATGGCGGCGCATCCACATTAGCGGAATTTAAAGGCACTTTGATCTATGGCCAATACGAACCGCTGAGCGTAAGGGATATCGTTCGCTTGATGCGGGAAAATCCGGACTTTTATTTGATTACGGATACCAAGGAAACTAAAGTAGAGAAGGTGAGGAGGCAATTCGAGTATTTGGTGAATGAAGTGCAGAGTGTCGATACGTCGTTATTGCGAAGGATCATACCCGAAATCTATAGTCCGGAGATGTACGATGCCGTAATGAAGATCTACCCTTTTCCGAACAAAATCTATTCTACTTATCAGTCTAGCCAATCGGCTGACGCCATCGTGGAATTCGTGAAAAATAAAGGATTTTCCGCGGTCGCGATGCCCGTATCCAGGGTGCTGTTAGATCCGTTTCTCGTATTTCGCCTGCACAAGATCGGGTTGAAAAGTTATGTGCATTCGTTAAACAATAGTGCTTTCATGATGTTGTTAAACCGCTCGGTCGGCGTATACGGATTTTATACCGATCTAGAAACCGGTCCCAAGCAGTTGTCGAGCGAAATGGACAGTTTAAACGAACCATTCGAACATCATTTATGGATCTGCATATTTCTAATCGGCCTAGGAAAAATAAAAAGTGGCGTAAAAAAGGACAAAGCGACGAAAATCGTAAGGTGGAAAAATAATGCCGAAACATAA
- a CDS encoding iron chaperone has translation MEVFGEYFARIDNPQHRARTEEVMDWVTKKFPSLVPKIAWNQPMFTDHDTFIIGFSVSKQHLAVSPERAGINRFSDEIVQAGYDHTKELLRIRWDSPVDFSLLEKMIEFNMLDKADCSTFWRK, from the coding sequence GTGGAAGTTTTTGGAGAATATTTCGCGCGTATCGATAATCCGCAACATCGTGCCCGAACGGAAGAGGTTATGGATTGGGTAACTAAGAAATTTCCGAGCTTAGTGCCGAAAATTGCGTGGAATCAGCCTATGTTTACCGATCACGATACCTTTATTATTGGCTTTAGCGTATCCAAACAACATTTGGCTGTTTCCCCTGAAAGGGCGGGAATTAATCGTTTTTCCGATGAAATCGTGCAGGCTGGTTATGATCACACCAAGGAACTGCTACGTATACGGTGGGATAGTCCGGTTGATTTCTCATTACTTGAGAAAATGATCGAATTCAATATGTTGGACAAGGCAGACTGTTCAACCTTTTGGCGGAAATAG
- a CDS encoding FAD-dependent oxidoreductase: MSFFKDAFAIFKKRELLFLESRKESEDVYSFLFEKDKDLTWTAGQYGLFSITHKNIKNVTKPFSMASAPTEKIVKITTRIRNNPSDFKKALLELQEGMKVKMSGPVGSFCLQDNSPSLLIAGGIGITPFRSILKQIESEGSEDGKQRKLLYLDGKKSYLYKDELDELADKTSISVAYLDSRDDLHQEIDKFNDVYSNNGSYFIAGPKAMVDSISGYLQSHNISKKNIKKDAFYGY, translated from the coding sequence ATGAGTTTTTTCAAGGATGCTTTCGCAATATTCAAAAAGAGAGAATTATTATTTTTAGAAAGCCGCAAAGAATCGGAAGATGTATATTCTTTTTTATTTGAAAAAGATAAAGATTTAACTTGGACAGCAGGGCAATATGGTTTGTTTAGCATTACTCATAAGAACATCAAAAATGTTACAAAGCCATTTAGCATGGCATCTGCTCCTACGGAAAAGATTGTTAAAATAACAACGCGTATCCGTAATAACCCAAGCGATTTTAAGAAAGCGCTATTAGAATTACAGGAGGGAATGAAAGTTAAAATGAGCGGGCCTGTAGGGTCTTTTTGTCTACAAGATAACAGTCCTTCGCTTCTGATCGCAGGCGGAATCGGAATTACTCCGTTTCGTTCGATCCTAAAACAAATAGAGTCAGAAGGAAGCGAAGACGGAAAACAAAGAAAACTTCTTTATCTTGATGGCAAAAAGTCTTATCTCTACAAAGATGAACTTGATGAACTGGCTGACAAAACTTCAATAAGCGTCGCTTATCTGGATTCAAGGGACGACTTACATCAGGAAATCGATAAGTTTAACGATGTATATTCAAACAATGGTAGTTACTTCATCGCAGGACCGAAGGCAATGGTAGATTCCATATCCGGCTATTTACAAAGTCATAATATTTCAAAAAAGAACATCAAAAAGGATGCTTTTTACGGGTATTAG
- a CDS encoding DUF378 domain-containing protein translates to MGKVALVLVIIGAVNWLLVGLFEWDLVTALLGGDSHRESSMISRIVYFLVGICGLYCIKYLFTNDSHART, encoded by the coding sequence ATGGGTAAAGTTGCGTTGGTGCTAGTGATTATCGGAGCGGTTAATTGGCTCCTCGTCGGTTTATTTGAATGGGACTTGGTCACCGCGTTGCTAGGAGGGGATTCTCATCGTGAATCTTCAATGATTAGCCGAATCGTGTATTTCTTGGTTGGAATTTGCGGGTTGTATTGCATCAAATATTTATTTACGAATGATTCTCACGCAAGAACGTAA